In Equus przewalskii isolate Varuska chromosome 6, EquPr2, whole genome shotgun sequence, one DNA window encodes the following:
- the LOC103554374 gene encoding tripartite motif-containing protein 5-like isoform X4 encodes MASGILVDIKEEVTCPICLDLLPEPLSLDCGHSFCKACITSNNKESKIGQEGESSCPVCRIPYQLGNLRHNRHVANIVERLRKVKLRPEEEQKRDLCVCHEEKLLLFCKEDGKVICWLCERSQEHRGHHTFLMEEIAQEYQEKLQIVLERLREKRVEAEELVADVRKERTSWKNQIQNERQSVQAEFNQMRGILDCEEQKELLKLKNEEGDILYNLAESENELVQQSLLVRTLISDVEHRLQGSTLEMLQDVNGIVERAHRCSTLLGLRR; translated from the exons ATGGCTTCAGGAATCCTGGTGGACATAAAGGAAGAGGTGACCTGCCCCATCTGCCTGGATCTCCTGCCAGAACCCCTGAGCCTAGACTGTGGCCACAGCTTCTGCAAAGCCTGCATCACCTCAAACAACAAAGAGTCCAAGATTGGCCAAGAAGGAGAGAGCAGCTGCCCTGTGTGCCGCATCCCTTACCAGCTGGGGAACCTGCGGCATAATCGGCATGTGGCCAACATAGTggagaggctcaggaaggtcAAGTTGAGGccagaggaggagcagaagagagATCTCTGTGTGTGTCATGAAGAGAAACTCCTGCTCTTCTGTAAGGAGGATGGGAAGGTCATTTGCTGGCTTTGTGAGCGGTCTCAGGAGCACCGTGGTCACCACACATTCCTCATGGAGGAGATTGCCCAGGAGTACCAG GAGAAGCTCCAGATAGTTCTGGAGAGGCTGAGGGAGAAGCGAGTGGAAGCTGAGGAGCTGGTAGCTGATGTCAGAAAGGAGAGAACTTCCTGGAAG AATCAAATACAAAATGAGAGACAAAGTGTCCAGGCCGAGTTTAATCAAATGAGAGGCATCCTGGACTGTGAGGAGCAGAAGGAGCTGCTAAAGCTGAAGAATGAGGAGGGAGATATTCTTTATAATCTGGCTGAGTCTGAGAATGAGCTGGTCCAGCAGAGCCTCTTGGTGAGAACTCTCATCTCAGATGTGGAGCATCGGTTGCAGGGGTCAACACTGGAGATGCTGCAG gATGTGAACGGCATCGTGGAAAG AGCTCACAGATGTTCAACGCTACTAGG ACTGAGAAGATGA
- the LOC103553629 gene encoding LOW QUALITY PROTEIN: E3 ubiquitin-protein ligase TRIM34-like (The sequence of the model RefSeq protein was modified relative to this genomic sequence to represent the inferred CDS: deleted 1 base in 1 codon), with protein PCFPFQHTDRSYISAVLYLSPRTEQSSFQFPLKLFPRSLSECAKSSYIICLTQPCNFSTVHVTLDPPNNKSKVFISGDKRQVRYVFYLKSKKNAYRNGDYDDYGVLGSPVIRSRKHYWEVDVSEKHAWILGVYSGKCPKFNMEVCFRQHVYSTYQPKNGYWVIGLRNRSEYNAFEEASSSDPLILTLSLTVPPLRVGIFLDYEAGTFSFFNVTNHGFLIYKFSSCCFSQATFPYFNPMKCHLPMTVVAKFLNLLAPSHTLYCLLPWVHLMHSAYLYYSHHLFLAASLFPI; from the exons CCATGTTTCCCCTTCCAACACACAGATAGATCTTATATTTCTGCAGTGTTATATCTCTCCCCAAGAACAGAACAGAGTTCTTTCCAGTTTCCCCTCAAGCTATTCCCGAGATCCCTCTCAGAATGTGCCAAATCAAGCTACATCATATGCCTCACCCAACCTTGTAATTTTTCTACAGTTCATGTGACATTGGATCCTCCCAACAATAAatcaaaagttttcatttctggGGATAAGAGACAAGTGAGATATGTGTTCTatttgaaatcaaagaaaaatgcaTATCGGAATGGCGATTATGATGATTATGGTGTCCTGGGCTCCCCAGTTATCAGATCAAGGAAACATTACTGGGAGGTAGATGTGTCAGAGAAGCATGCCTGGATCCTGGGGGTATACAGTGGAAAATGCCCTAAATTCAACATGGAAGTTTGTTTTAGACAACATGTTTACTCTACATATCAACCA AAAAATGGGTACTGGGTTATAGGGTTACGGAATCGCTCTGAATATAATGCTTTTGAGGAGGCTTCCTCCTCAGATCCTTTGATCTTAACCCTTTCCTTGACTGTTCCTCCCCTTCGTGTTGGAATTTTCCTAGACTATGAGGCCGGCACCTTCTCATTTTTCAATGTAACAAACCATgggtttctcatctataaattctCCTCATGTTGCTTTTCTCAGGCAACTTTTCCATATTTCAATCCTATGAAATGTCATCTCCCCATGACTGTGGTCGCCAAGTTCTTAAACCTTCTTGCACCCTCACACACTTTGTATTGCCTCTTGCCTTGGGTGCATCTAATGCACTCAGCTTATTTATACTATTCTCACCATCTTTTCCTTGCTGCGTCTCTTTTTCCTATTTGA
- the LOC103554374 gene encoding tripartite motif-containing protein 5-like isoform X1 — translation MASGILVDIKEEVTCPICLDLLPEPLSLDCGHSFCKACITSNNKESKIGQEGESSCPVCRIPYQLGNLRHNRHVANIVERLRKVKLRPEEEQKRDLCVCHEEKLLLFCKEDGKVICWLCERSQEHRGHHTFLMEEIAQEYQEKLQIVLERLREKRVEAEELVADVRKERTSWKNQIQNERQSVQAEFNQMRGILDCEEQKELLKLKNEEGDILYNLAESENELVQQSLLVRTLISDVEHRLQGSTLEMLQVRLEKKPQHLRFRKNEDKFPSPLYCCTLSDGETRVPFVLQYAFPATITEVIGIMECMDNKGKSKFINLSSIVQKFDLGEETCCVQWYSIGLCYLESVSSMYPLPLYHPA, via the exons ATGGCTTCAGGAATCCTGGTGGACATAAAGGAAGAGGTGACCTGCCCCATCTGCCTGGATCTCCTGCCAGAACCCCTGAGCCTAGACTGTGGCCACAGCTTCTGCAAAGCCTGCATCACCTCAAACAACAAAGAGTCCAAGATTGGCCAAGAAGGAGAGAGCAGCTGCCCTGTGTGCCGCATCCCTTACCAGCTGGGGAACCTGCGGCATAATCGGCATGTGGCCAACATAGTggagaggctcaggaaggtcAAGTTGAGGccagaggaggagcagaagagagATCTCTGTGTGTGTCATGAAGAGAAACTCCTGCTCTTCTGTAAGGAGGATGGGAAGGTCATTTGCTGGCTTTGTGAGCGGTCTCAGGAGCACCGTGGTCACCACACATTCCTCATGGAGGAGATTGCCCAGGAGTACCAG GAGAAGCTCCAGATAGTTCTGGAGAGGCTGAGGGAGAAGCGAGTGGAAGCTGAGGAGCTGGTAGCTGATGTCAGAAAGGAGAGAACTTCCTGGAAG AATCAAATACAAAATGAGAGACAAAGTGTCCAGGCCGAGTTTAATCAAATGAGAGGCATCCTGGACTGTGAGGAGCAGAAGGAGCTGCTAAAGCTGAAGAATGAGGAGGGAGATATTCTTTATAATCTGGCTGAGTCTGAGAATGAGCTGGTCCAGCAGAGCCTCTTGGTGAGAACTCTCATCTCAGATGTGGAGCATCGGTTGCAGGGGTCAACACTGGAGATGCTGCAGGTAAGACTTGAGAAGAAGCCCCAGCATCTGAGATTtaggaaaaatgaagacaagtTTCCCTCTCCTCTGTATTGCTGTACTCTTTCTGATGGTGAAACTAGGGTTCCTTTTGTCCTGCAGTACGCCTTCCCTGCAACTATTACAGAGGTTATAGGAATAATGGAATGCATGGATAACAAGGGAAAATCTAAGTTTATTAATTTATCGAGCATAGTGCAAAAATTTGATCTTGGAGAGGAGACCTGTTGTGTCCAGTGGTATTCTATAGGCCTCTGTTATCTGGAGTCTGTGTCCAGCATGTATCCGTTACCTCTTTATCACCCAGCTTAG
- the LOC103554374 gene encoding tripartite motif-containing protein 5-like isoform X2 has product MASGILVDIKEEVTCPICLDLLPEPLSLDCGHSFCKACITSNNKESKIGQEGESSCPVCRIPYQLGNLRHNRHVANIVERLRKVKLRPEEEQKRDLCVCHEEKLLLFCKEDGKVICWLCERSQEHRGHHTFLMEEIAQEYQNQIQNERQSVQAEFNQMRGILDCEEQKELLKLKNEEGDILYNLAESENELVQQSLLVRTLISDVEHRLQGSTLEMLQVRLEKKPQHLRFRKNEDKFPSPLYCCTLSDGETRVPFVLQYAFPATITEVIGIMECMDNKGKSKFINLSSIVQKFDLGEETCCVQWYSIGLCYLESVSSMYPLPLYHPA; this is encoded by the exons ATGGCTTCAGGAATCCTGGTGGACATAAAGGAAGAGGTGACCTGCCCCATCTGCCTGGATCTCCTGCCAGAACCCCTGAGCCTAGACTGTGGCCACAGCTTCTGCAAAGCCTGCATCACCTCAAACAACAAAGAGTCCAAGATTGGCCAAGAAGGAGAGAGCAGCTGCCCTGTGTGCCGCATCCCTTACCAGCTGGGGAACCTGCGGCATAATCGGCATGTGGCCAACATAGTggagaggctcaggaaggtcAAGTTGAGGccagaggaggagcagaagagagATCTCTGTGTGTGTCATGAAGAGAAACTCCTGCTCTTCTGTAAGGAGGATGGGAAGGTCATTTGCTGGCTTTGTGAGCGGTCTCAGGAGCACCGTGGTCACCACACATTCCTCATGGAGGAGATTGCCCAGGAGTACCAG AATCAAATACAAAATGAGAGACAAAGTGTCCAGGCCGAGTTTAATCAAATGAGAGGCATCCTGGACTGTGAGGAGCAGAAGGAGCTGCTAAAGCTGAAGAATGAGGAGGGAGATATTCTTTATAATCTGGCTGAGTCTGAGAATGAGCTGGTCCAGCAGAGCCTCTTGGTGAGAACTCTCATCTCAGATGTGGAGCATCGGTTGCAGGGGTCAACACTGGAGATGCTGCAGGTAAGACTTGAGAAGAAGCCCCAGCATCTGAGATTtaggaaaaatgaagacaagtTTCCCTCTCCTCTGTATTGCTGTACTCTTTCTGATGGTGAAACTAGGGTTCCTTTTGTCCTGCAGTACGCCTTCCCTGCAACTATTACAGAGGTTATAGGAATAATGGAATGCATGGATAACAAGGGAAAATCTAAGTTTATTAATTTATCGAGCATAGTGCAAAAATTTGATCTTGGAGAGGAGACCTGTTGTGTCCAGTGGTATTCTATAGGCCTCTGTTATCTGGAGTCTGTGTCCAGCATGTATCCGTTACCTCTTTATCACCCAGCTTAG
- the LOC103554374 gene encoding tripartite motif-containing protein 5-like isoform X5 has translation MASGILVDIKEEVTCPICLDLLPEPLSLDCGHSFCKACITSNNKESKIGQEGESSCPVCRIPYQLGNLRHNRHVANIVERLRKVKLRPEEEQKRDLCVCHEEKLLLFCKEDGKVICWLCERSQEHRGHHTFLMEEIAQEYQNQIQNERQSVQAEFNQMRGILDCEEQKELLKLKNEEGDILYNLAESENELVQQSLLVRTLISDVEHRLQGSTLEMLQDVNGIVERSETLTLKKPKTFPKEQRRVFRAPDLRGMLRMFNELTDVQRY, from the exons ATGGCTTCAGGAATCCTGGTGGACATAAAGGAAGAGGTGACCTGCCCCATCTGCCTGGATCTCCTGCCAGAACCCCTGAGCCTAGACTGTGGCCACAGCTTCTGCAAAGCCTGCATCACCTCAAACAACAAAGAGTCCAAGATTGGCCAAGAAGGAGAGAGCAGCTGCCCTGTGTGCCGCATCCCTTACCAGCTGGGGAACCTGCGGCATAATCGGCATGTGGCCAACATAGTggagaggctcaggaaggtcAAGTTGAGGccagaggaggagcagaagagagATCTCTGTGTGTGTCATGAAGAGAAACTCCTGCTCTTCTGTAAGGAGGATGGGAAGGTCATTTGCTGGCTTTGTGAGCGGTCTCAGGAGCACCGTGGTCACCACACATTCCTCATGGAGGAGATTGCCCAGGAGTACCAG AATCAAATACAAAATGAGAGACAAAGTGTCCAGGCCGAGTTTAATCAAATGAGAGGCATCCTGGACTGTGAGGAGCAGAAGGAGCTGCTAAAGCTGAAGAATGAGGAGGGAGATATTCTTTATAATCTGGCTGAGTCTGAGAATGAGCTGGTCCAGCAGAGCCTCTTGGTGAGAACTCTCATCTCAGATGTGGAGCATCGGTTGCAGGGGTCAACACTGGAGATGCTGCAG gATGTGAACGGCATCGTGGAAAG GAGTGAGACCTTGACTCTGAAGAAGCCAAAAACTTTTCCCAAGGAACAAAGGAGAGTTTTCCGAGCTCCTGATCTGAGAGGGATGTTGCGAATGTTTAATG AGCTCACAGATGTTCAACGCTACTAG
- the LOC103554374 gene encoding tripartite motif-containing protein 5-like isoform X3 gives MASGILVDIKEEVTCPICLDLLPEPLSLDCGHSFCKACITSNNKESKIGQEGESSCPVCRIPYQLGNLRHNRHVANIVERLRKVKLRPEEEQKRDLCVCHEEKLLLFCKEDGKVICWLCERSQEHRGHHTFLMEEIAQEYQEKLQIVLERLREKRVEAEELVADVRKERTSWKNQIQNERQSVQAEFNQMRGILDCEEQKELLKLKNEEGDILYNLAESENELVQQSLLVRTLISDVEHRLQGSTLEMLQDVNGIVERSETLTLKKPKTFPKEQRRVFRAPDLRGMLRMFNELTDVQRY, from the exons ATGGCTTCAGGAATCCTGGTGGACATAAAGGAAGAGGTGACCTGCCCCATCTGCCTGGATCTCCTGCCAGAACCCCTGAGCCTAGACTGTGGCCACAGCTTCTGCAAAGCCTGCATCACCTCAAACAACAAAGAGTCCAAGATTGGCCAAGAAGGAGAGAGCAGCTGCCCTGTGTGCCGCATCCCTTACCAGCTGGGGAACCTGCGGCATAATCGGCATGTGGCCAACATAGTggagaggctcaggaaggtcAAGTTGAGGccagaggaggagcagaagagagATCTCTGTGTGTGTCATGAAGAGAAACTCCTGCTCTTCTGTAAGGAGGATGGGAAGGTCATTTGCTGGCTTTGTGAGCGGTCTCAGGAGCACCGTGGTCACCACACATTCCTCATGGAGGAGATTGCCCAGGAGTACCAG GAGAAGCTCCAGATAGTTCTGGAGAGGCTGAGGGAGAAGCGAGTGGAAGCTGAGGAGCTGGTAGCTGATGTCAGAAAGGAGAGAACTTCCTGGAAG AATCAAATACAAAATGAGAGACAAAGTGTCCAGGCCGAGTTTAATCAAATGAGAGGCATCCTGGACTGTGAGGAGCAGAAGGAGCTGCTAAAGCTGAAGAATGAGGAGGGAGATATTCTTTATAATCTGGCTGAGTCTGAGAATGAGCTGGTCCAGCAGAGCCTCTTGGTGAGAACTCTCATCTCAGATGTGGAGCATCGGTTGCAGGGGTCAACACTGGAGATGCTGCAG gATGTGAACGGCATCGTGGAAAG GAGTGAGACCTTGACTCTGAAGAAGCCAAAAACTTTTCCCAAGGAACAAAGGAGAGTTTTCCGAGCTCCTGATCTGAGAGGGATGTTGCGAATGTTTAATG AGCTCACAGATGTTCAACGCTACTAG